From Streptomyces asiaticus, one genomic window encodes:
- a CDS encoding S1 family peptidase, translating to MNRSLVGALSALLLGGATLVGAGAAPATAASPAKAPAPAKVSAKAPKAADFAGTVALSNCSGSVVRTPGSADSDPALVLSNGHCLESGFPGAGEVIVDQPSSRSFTLLTASGGRAGTVRASKVAYATMTDTDISLYQLTSTYAQIQSSYGIKALTLSDSRPTQGSAINVVSGYWKKIYSCNIDGFAYRLKEGDWTWKDSVRYTSACNTIGGTSGSPVVDPASGKVVAVNNTGNEDGGRCTLNNPCEVDENGTVTVRQGINYAQETYPITKCVSTGNKINLNLAGCVLPKP from the coding sequence ATGAACAGATCTCTCGTCGGTGCGCTCTCGGCCCTGTTACTGGGCGGCGCGACCCTCGTCGGCGCGGGCGCGGCGCCCGCGACGGCCGCGTCCCCCGCCAAGGCCCCGGCCCCCGCCAAGGTCTCCGCCAAGGCCCCGAAGGCGGCCGACTTCGCGGGCACGGTGGCGCTCAGCAACTGCTCCGGCTCCGTCGTCCGCACACCGGGCTCGGCCGACAGCGACCCCGCGCTCGTGCTCTCCAACGGCCACTGCCTGGAGAGCGGCTTCCCCGGCGCGGGAGAGGTGATCGTCGACCAGCCGTCCAGCCGGAGCTTCACCCTGCTGACCGCCTCGGGCGGCCGGGCCGGCACCGTCCGGGCGAGCAAGGTCGCGTACGCGACGATGACCGACACCGACATCTCGCTGTACCAGCTGACGTCCACGTACGCCCAGATCCAGTCGTCGTACGGCATCAAGGCGCTGACGCTGTCGGACAGCCGCCCGACCCAGGGCTCCGCCATCAATGTGGTCTCCGGCTACTGGAAGAAGATCTACTCCTGCAATATCGACGGATTTGCATATCGGCTTAAGGAGGGGGACTGGACCTGGAAGGACTCGGTCCGCTACACCTCCGCCTGTAACACGATCGGCGGAACGTCCGGCTCCCCCGTCGTCGACCCGGCGTCCGGCAAGGTCGTGGCCGTCAACAACACGGGCAACGAGGACGGCGGCCGCTGCACGCTCAACAACCCGTGCGAGGTGGACGAGAACGGCACGGTGACGGTGCGCCAGGGCATCAACTACGCCCAGGAGACGTACCCCATCACCAAGTGCGTGAGCACCGGCAACAAGATCAACCTCAACCTGGCGGGGTGTGTGCTGCCCAAGCCCTAG
- a CDS encoding chitinase, with the protein MVRAQFTKRLLGAAAVVALAAGGLISAGSANASEEHPDAKQHAAAVPEHAVTGYWQNFDNGATKQKLSDVPDDYDIIAVAFADATGTPGAVDFKLDPATGYSDEQQFKDDIKAKQAAGKSVIVSVGGEKGSISVSDDASADAFASSITGLMDKYGFNGVDIDLENGVNSTYMTKALKAVHDKKSDVVVTMAPQTIDMQSASTEYFKTALAIKDFLTVVNMQYYNSGSMQGCDGKVYSQGSVDFLTGLACIQLENGLDPSQVGIGVPASTSGAGSGYVEPSVVNDALDCLAKGSGCGSFKPSKTYPGIRGAMTWSTNWDAAGGNAWSKAVGSHVHGL; encoded by the coding sequence GCTCGGAGCCGCCGCAGTCGTCGCCCTCGCCGCAGGAGGGCTCATATCCGCCGGCTCGGCCAACGCGTCCGAGGAGCACCCGGACGCGAAGCAGCACGCCGCCGCCGTCCCCGAGCACGCCGTCACCGGCTACTGGCAGAACTTCGACAACGGCGCGACGAAGCAGAAGCTCTCGGACGTCCCCGACGACTACGACATCATCGCGGTGGCCTTCGCCGACGCCACCGGCACCCCCGGAGCGGTCGACTTCAAGCTCGACCCCGCCACCGGCTACAGCGACGAGCAGCAGTTCAAGGACGACATCAAGGCCAAGCAGGCGGCCGGGAAGTCCGTGATCGTCTCCGTCGGCGGCGAGAAGGGCTCCATCTCGGTCAGCGACGACGCCTCGGCGGACGCCTTCGCCTCCTCCATCACCGGCCTGATGGACAAGTACGGCTTCAACGGCGTCGACATCGACCTGGAGAACGGCGTCAACTCGACGTACATGACCAAGGCCCTCAAGGCCGTCCACGACAAGAAGAGCGATGTCGTGGTCACCATGGCGCCGCAGACCATCGACATGCAGTCGGCGTCCACCGAGTACTTCAAGACCGCCCTGGCGATCAAGGATTTCCTGACGGTGGTCAACATGCAGTACTACAACAGCGGCTCGATGCAGGGCTGTGACGGCAAGGTCTACTCACAGGGCTCGGTCGACTTCCTCACCGGCCTCGCCTGCATCCAGCTCGAGAACGGCCTCGACCCGTCCCAGGTGGGCATCGGCGTGCCCGCCTCCACCAGCGGCGCCGGCTCCGGCTATGTCGAGCCGAGCGTCGTCAACGACGCCCTGGACTGCCTCGCCAAGGGCTCCGGCTGCGGCTCCTTCAAGCCGTCCAAGACCTACCCCGGCATCCGTGGCGCGATGACCTGGTCCACCAACTGGGACGCGGCCGGCGGGAACGCCTGGTCGAAGGCGGTCGGCTCGCACGTCCACGGGCTGTAG